A single genomic interval of Litoreibacter ponti harbors:
- a CDS encoding cupin domain-containing protein: MDLNADFTQRVVVHSDELDWIASPMPGVDRRMLDRIGGEVARATTIVRYAPGSSFSEHTHTGGEEFIVLDGVFSDEHGDFPEGSYIRNPPTSAHTPGSEPGCVIFVKLWQFDLDDRTPVKIDMNKMEMVRAADRPGVSVMPLFQDARETVRAEDWTAGAKVEMDLPEGGEFLVLSGGFSEGEDALRKGSWLRVPEGGRLNATAGPEGARVWMKLRHIPHAAPPAT; encoded by the coding sequence ATGGACCTTAACGCAGATTTCACCCAGCGGGTGGTGGTCCATTCGGACGAGCTGGACTGGATCGCCTCGCCCATGCCCGGGGTGGACCGGCGGATGCTTGACCGCATCGGTGGCGAGGTGGCGCGGGCGACGACGATCGTGCGATATGCGCCCGGCTCGAGCTTCTCGGAGCACACGCACACAGGCGGTGAAGAGTTCATCGTGCTAGACGGTGTATTCTCGGACGAGCACGGCGATTTCCCGGAAGGGTCCTATATCCGCAACCCGCCGACCTCGGCCCACACGCCGGGATCTGAACCGGGCTGCGTTATCTTTGTGAAGCTTTGGCAGTTTGATCTCGATGACCGGACGCCGGTGAAGATCGACATGAACAAGATGGAGATGGTGCGCGCGGCGGACCGGCCGGGCGTGTCGGTGATGCCGCTGTTCCAAGACGCGCGGGAGACCGTGCGGGCCGAGGATTGGACCGCTGGCGCAAAGGTTGAGATGGACTTGCCTGAGGGCGGCGAGTTTTTGGTGCTTTCGGGCGGATTCTCGGAAGGGGAAGACGCGTTGCGGAAGGGATCGTGGTTAAGGGTGCCGGAAGGTGGGCGCTTGAACGCGACCGCGGGGCCAGAGGGCGCGCGGGTCTGGATGAAGCTGCGG